The segment CTGCGGGCCTGTCCCGGCACGGTCTGTCTGATCGCCGAGGCGGAGGAGCTTTATTGCGACGGCGACAATATCCTGGACCGGGACGACGCCCTGCACGGCGCGCATCTGCCCGAAGGTGGCCGGGAATGGACCTGGGACATCGCACCGCGTCCCGAACTGACGCCCGACTACGATTTCCGGCTGCGGGTGCGGGGAGTGATCCTGAAGGGGTGACCGTCAGGTTCCCACATGCGCCAAGGCCCAGACAGCCAGGGATTTGTTCGCTGCGCTACCACCGTCTTGGATTCTGAGCAGGGGCGGCAGCAGGTGGAAAGGGGCGGCTTCCAGGTCGAGGGGACGCCAAGCCCCGGTTTCGATGTCCGGATTGGTTCCGGTGCCGTGGGTGGTGGCGATCAGGTACCGCGATCCGCTGGCCTTGAAGTTGACCAGGGCGGCGCGGACCTCGGCGTGGGACAGGTGGGTGAGAACGTCGCGGCAGAGGATGGCATCCGCCTCGGGGAGGCGATCCGACACCAAGTCGGCCACCTGGAAGAAGTGGTTGTGGCGGTGGCGGAAGACCAGGAGGTTTTCGGTGATCGCCTCTTCGACCAGATCGAAGCCGAGGTAGAGCCCAAGGTCGCCGGTGATCGGCCCCAGCCAGTGCAAGTCGCCGCAGCCGGCATCCACCAGACTCCGGATCGCTAGACTGCGGAAGGCTTCCGCCAGGCGGGCCCTCAGGAGCCGGGTTCCCGCCAGGGTCGAGGCCGGACCACTGTGGGTTTCCTTGCCTCCGTGGCGGTTGATCCGCCAAAGGGTGCCGAAGGCCTGGCGACGGCGGCGGGCTCCGGGCTCGAGGGAGGGATGGGCGGGAAAGCGCCCCTCGGCCGCGCGCGGGGCGATGGTGCCCGCCTTGAAGTCGATACCCGCGTGACGTTCGTATTCGGCCAGACTACGCACCGTCCCCAGTCCGTAGCGGTCCAACTCCAGGATGGCCTCGGGGTCCTCGGCGGGCCGGGTGCCCAGGAGATGCAGGACCCGCTGGGTGGCCCGGCGGCTCAAGGGGAGCCAATCCTTGTTGTCCGACCAGTGGCGCTTGTCGTTCCGGCCGGCGGTATAGTCGTGGTAGAGCAGGCAGTCGTTGGGCACGAACAGGTCCCATCCGTGGGTCCAGAGCCGCACCGCCATGCTGATCTCCTCGCCCAGGAAATAGAGCCGGGAATCGTAGGGAACCTCCTCGACCAGCCGGCCGGGTGCGAAGACCTGCCCCGCCGACAGCAGTGCCGTGGGCTGGGGAATGGCGGGGGCGGCGGCCATCTCCGTGGTCCAGGAGCCGGGGGCCAGCACGCCGGTATCGAGGAAGCGATCGGCGGTCATGAAGGGGATGCGCCGCTTGCTCAGGCGGTCGGGCGGCTCGAAGCCGGCCGGGTAGGTAGTCAGCACCGGGCGCGGCGACGGGCAGGAACGCAGCATCTCGATATAACGGATGTCCCAACCCCGTTCGAAGCGGCAATGGCTGTCGATCTGGAAGACATAGTCCTCGCCCCGCCAGAGTTTCGCCACCTGATGACGCGCCCAGCAGGCACCCCGGCTGTCGCGGATGGCATGGAAGGTGACGGACCGCACCTGATCCGGCCGGGTGACGATCCGGAAGCAGTCATCGTCCAGGCCCGGCAGGACCTGCCAGCAGATGCCGACGAAGACGCGGTCGGGCAGTATCGCCTTCTCGAACAAGTCCTTGACCGTCCATTGGCAGTCTGGATCGCGATAGGCGGCGATGCCGACGAAGATGCGGCCGTCGGGCGGTAGGGCAGGGAAGACGAGAGGCTCCATGGTCAGCGGGGCGTCCAGGCGGGCATGTCGCGTTCGCTCCAGCCGACGTGAAAGGGGGCGGGCAGGCCGCAAGGGCCGGGAAAGTCCTGGGAGCCGGCGAAACGATATTGGGAATCGTGGACCAGGAGGTCGTCGCGGATCATCGGCCAGACGACGCCGCGCAGGAAGTTCTGGTCGGCATGGCGCACTCCCGAGAAACGGTGGCCGCGCCGCGACAGGGCGTCCAGATTGGGTAGCACCCGCGCCACGCCCCCCCACATACCGGCCAGTATCAATTCGTTATGGTAGATATGGTCGCGCATGGCGTGGAACATCCGACCGGAGGCGATCCAGGCATCCACGGCTGCCTTTTCCTTGCAGTTGACGCGGGAATCGACGTCCCGGCAAACGAAGCGGTCCACCTCCGGGTCGTCGGAGGCGAGGAAGCGCCAGAAGGCGCCGCTGGCCACCGCGTTGCGTTCCGGCATCGGGATGACTTGCGCCTTGAGGTGGCGCAGTTCTTCCAGGATGACGCGCGGCACCGTGTCGTCGCAGTAGAAGCGACAGGTCCAGCCCTTGTAGATATGAGGGGCGATCTGGGCGTTCACGATGGCTCCGTGGGTATATTCCGGCCGATCTCCCCAAAGGCTGAAGGCGATCACGTTGCGCCGCGGACGGGTGGCGTCGAAGGGGGCGGCGCGGCGGCTGACGGTCAAGCCCGCCATGGGCGACCGGGCGAAGTCGGCCAGGGCCTGGCGATCCTTGTGGACCAGGGCGGCCAAGCCCCGTGCCCGCGCCTCCTCGATCCGGCCCAGCCCGTAAAGCGTCATCATCAGGGCGTTCAGGGTCGTGAAATCGGCCGGGGCCAGAACCATCGCCCGTTCCAGCCAGAGGGCCGCCGCCTCCAGGCTTCCGGCGGCTCTCAAGGCCAATCCCTTCAGGGCGTGGCCGCGGGACTGGTCCGGCTCCAGGGCCAGGAGACGATCCGCCGCCGCCTCGGCCTCGCGGGCCCGGCGCCGTTCCACCAGGACGGCGCCCAACTGATAGAAATGGTCGCCCTTGGCGGGGGCCAGTTCGGTGGCGCGGCGATAGGCGGCGATGGCTCCCTCCCCATCACCCATTCCCCTGAGGACACGGGCCAGTTCCTCCTGAACCTCAGCCGCGCCGGGGGCCGCCCCGGCCAGGGCAAGCATGGCCTCGGCGGCCTCGCGGAATCGGCCGCCCGCCCGCATCTCCCGGCTGCGGGCCACGGCGCTCCGGATGGCGGTCGCGGATGGTTCTTCCGGTGCCGCTACCTTCTTGGAAGACGGGACGGCGCCCTGCCAGCGCAAGCCAACCTTGGCGGTTTTCCGATCCGTTCTTTCGTCGGGGGCCTTCACGGCGGTGGCCTTTCCCGTCAGGGCGCCTTGCGGAGCGCGATGTTCACCGAGGCCTTGCGGAGGATCGGCGGCGAAACCGATATCCGGGGGGCCTTCCGGAGTTCATCCCCCATCTTTTCGGCGTAATCCAGGAAGGCGGCGATCCGCTTCTTGTCGACCTTGTTGCCGAACACCACCTCCATGCGCAGCAG is part of the Magnetospirillum sp. WYHS-4 genome and harbors:
- a CDS encoding tetratricopeptide repeat protein, which gives rise to MKAPDERTDRKTAKVGLRWQGAVPSSKKVAAPEEPSATAIRSAVARSREMRAGGRFREAAEAMLALAGAAPGAAEVQEELARVLRGMGDGEGAIAAYRRATELAPAKGDHFYQLGAVLVERRRAREAEAAADRLLALEPDQSRGHALKGLALRAAGSLEAAALWLERAMVLAPADFTTLNALMMTLYGLGRIEEARARGLAALVHKDRQALADFARSPMAGLTVSRRAAPFDATRPRRNVIAFSLWGDRPEYTHGAIVNAQIAPHIYKGWTCRFYCDDTVPRVILEELRHLKAQVIPMPERNAVASGAFWRFLASDDPEVDRFVCRDVDSRVNCKEKAAVDAWIASGRMFHAMRDHIYHNELILAGMWGGVARVLPNLDALSRRGHRFSGVRHADQNFLRGVVWPMIRDDLLVHDSQYRFAGSQDFPGPCGLPAPFHVGWSERDMPAWTPR